In the genome of Yarrowia lipolytica chromosome 1B, complete sequence, the window TGAATGTTGGAGTTGAACACAACATCATACACCTTGTTAACCCCCTTGATAATCTCCTCGTTCCACAGATCCTTGAAGGTCTCAGCTACGTCGTCTCGGGTGTCGTACTCGAGCTTTCGCGGGGGTGGAAGAACCTTCTTGCCTCGGTTGTCGAGAATGTCCTTGGAGTCATGGAGAACCACAGAGACTGCTGCCGAGTTTCGCTTGAACTCCAGAGCTGTGAGGTATGCCAAAGACGACGAAAAGAGGACACCTGTGTTAGTAAGCTGGTGTGTAATTCTGCGCTGACTAGTCCATTACTCACCTGAAAGAAATCCGATTATTCTGCCTCCCATttttgtgttgtgtgtgtcgtTGTTTGCTGGTTGGCTGTGATCTCTTAGATGGATGATGGTTGCGCCAATAAACTTCGCGCTTTGGGAGGTAGAAAAAGAGAGTTGGCTTATGTAAGTATGCTTAGTAAACCGAAGTGACAAATTGGACAAGGTTTTTGCACTTTTCAGGACCGAACATTTCGAGAGAGATATTGTCCATCAACTTTTCAGCACGACATGGTCAAGTATATCAACAGGTGAGTGTGGAGAGATGCGTGAAAGGTGACGTCGGTTTTTgtcgagtcacgtggtttgAGGAGAAACCCGGAAAGAGAAAATTGAACAACAGAGGCGTGGGAGAAAGGATGGACGGATCAGGTGTGGTTATGAGGGTGTGTGTGACTGGATGAGTGTGTGAAACAGACTAGAGGCTTCGTTTCTGTTATTCCAAGCAGAAATGACTACGAGTTGTGCCTTTTTGaccaaaaacacaagaTTTGTACTGTGGTGGAAGGGATCCATGATCGACATCAACCCCACACCTGAGGACGTTCCAAAGACGTCACAGAAGTAGGAAGTAATTCGGTGCTTGGTCAGCATGATGAAGGGTTCCTTCGTTTGGTTGTCTCATTTTCTCTGCTCTTCTCTGCGTTTTGAGAGAGTTTTGAAATCACCCGAGATGGGCGTCAAAGAGAACTCGGATTTCATGTTGTGAAATTGTTCAGTTGATAGGACGTGGTAACTTTCGGTTAAATGAGGATACTGTTCGATCGTGACCTACGGCCACTTAGTTCCATGCTAACCCAGAATCGTTGGAAAAGACGCAATCCGTCTCAACAAGATGATGACCTCGTTCATCGAGCACGAGTCCATTGTTACCACTAGAAAGCATGCCAAGCGAGTAGTTGAGCGATTCGACCAGATTGTTAACACCGCGAAGCGACAGGGCGTCACTCCCGACGCATACAGAGTTTATCAGAAGACTCTCAACGACCTGCCCAACAGCgtcaagaagatccaggagaTCCTGCTGCCCCGATACCAGTCTCGAAACGGAGGTTACGCCAGAATGCTCCGTCTGGAGCCCCGTCTGGGAGACAATGCGCCCCAGGCTGTCGTCGAGATGGTTGACGGAAACAAAGAGTACAAATTCTGGATGGCTGCTCGAGTGGTGGCTCGTCTGAGACAGCAGGGTCTGCCCGTGGactccaagaccaaggcccAGGTCCAACAGGTGACTCAGGGCTCTCCCGAGCGAGCCGacaagtttgaggaggCCGTCAAGGAAATGACTGAGCGGTTCTACCCTGTTCCAGAGAAGATCCAGGGCTCCGGACCTCtgcccaagaaggctggTTCCGGTGGCAAGGGATACAAGCattgtcctcctcccaaG includes:
- a CDS encoding uncharacterized protein (Compare to YALI0B17710g, no similarity), which encodes MGGRIIGFLSGVLFSSSLAYLTALEFKRNSAAVSVVLHDSKDILDNRGKKVLPPPRKLEYDTRDDVAETFKDLWNEEIIKGVNKVYDVVFNSNIQK
- a CDS encoding mitochondrial 54S ribosomal protein bL17m (Compare to YALI0B17732g, similar to Saccharomyces cerevisiae MRPL8 (YJL063C); ancestral locus Anc_1.313, weakly similar to uniprot|O94345 Schizosaccharomyces pombe Putative mitochondrial ribosomal protein and uniprot|P22353 Saccharomyces cerevisiae YJL063c MRPL8 ribosomal protein L17 mitochondrial); this encodes MVKYINRIVGKDAIRLNKMMTSFIEHESIVTTRKHAKRVVERFDQIVNTAKRQGVTPDAYRVYQKTLNDLPNSVKKIQEILLPRYQSRNGGYARMLRLEPRLGDNAPQAVVEMVDGNKEYKFWMAARVVARLRQQGLPVDSKTKAQVQQVTQGSPERADKFEEAVKEMTERFYPVPEKIQGSGPLPKKAGSGGKGYKHCPPPKML